The Coffea arabica cultivar ET-39 chromosome 9c, Coffea Arabica ET-39 HiFi, whole genome shotgun sequence nucleotide sequence TGAGAAATATCTTAAAAGGTGCCAATAGGATTAGTATAACCACAGATTTGTGGAAATCTGGTCAAAAAATTCAATACATGGTTGTGACTGGGCATTTTGTTGATAGTGATTGGGTGTTGCAAAAACGGGTTCTAAATTTTTGTAATGTCCCACCTCCTCACACGGGTGTAATTATTGCTGATGCGTTAAGTAAGTGTTTTCTTGAGTGGGGGATTGAAAATAAGGTTTCTACTATCACTGTGGACAATGCTTCTTATAATGATGTATGCATTAGGAGAGTTAAAGAGGATTTCTGTCTAAGAAAAAGGTTGAGCATTGGAGGAAAAATTTTTCATGTTAGGTGTTGTGCCCATATACTTAATTTGCTTGTTCAAGATGGGCTTAATCAAATtgttgatgtgattgatgttgtTCGAGAGGggattaaatatttgaaaaattcagAGTCTCGCCTCAATGAATttgccaaaataaaaaaacagctTCAATTGCCTTCtagaaagctcattttggaCTGCCCAACTAGGTGGAACAGCACTTATTTGATGTTGGCTTCAGCTCTAGAGTTTAGGGATATATTTCCCAGGTATGGGGACATTGATCCTGGGTTTCACTATGTCCCAAGTGAGTTTGAATGGATGAAAGTTGAAGAAGTATGtaaatttttgggtattttttatGAGATCACCAATATTATTTCTGGATCCGATTACCCAACAGCTAACCTTTTTCTTGTAGAGTTGTATAGGATTAAAGAGCTATTAAATGAAAAAGCTCTCGATTTTTCTGATCATATTAGGTTTATGGCTGAAAGTATGGCACTAAAATTTGACAAGTATTGGGGTGAAAGCAATGTTTTGATGTCTTTGGGTGCTATTCTTGATCCGAGGTACAAAATGGTCCTTGTTAATCATACTTTCCCAGTTATTTATGGAGAAGTTGCAGCCCCTAGGTACATTGATGAGATGAGATGCATTCTTTATGACCTTTATAATGAATATGTGGATGCTTACATCTCATCTCATAGTGAGGAACCACCAAGGGAAgctggaaaaagaaaacattcGGAAATTTCAAGTAAATCTACTCAAGGGGCTGCTAAAAAGCTTGGAGTTAATGTTCTAACTgggaaagaaaaatttcagatGATTGTTAGTGAAATTGACAAGGCTCCCCCTGAAAAATCAGATTTAGATGTCTATTTGGAAGAGGGCAGATATGTTTGTGATGCAAATGCAAATCTTGATGTCTTGGGTTGGTGGAAAGGGGAAAGGTGGAGGTTTCCTATATTGTCAAGATTGGCAAGTGATATACTCGCTATTCCAGTTACAACCGTGGCGTCCGAATCTACTTTCAGTGCTGGTGGTAGAATAATCGATGATAGGCGTGCTTCTATGTCCGTTGAAACGGTTCAAATGCTACTTTGTGGGAATGATTGGATCCGCAATCTTCATGGGTTAAAAAACAAGTCTCGTGTAAGTAAAATATATACTCtattagttatttattttggCAGCTCATTTTATCTTGCTAGGAGTTGTAACTTTCTTGTTTTCGTTTTGTAGGAACCACTCGATGTTTCCGAATCATCtacaattgaagaaattgatcTTCCGGAcatttgaaggctgttttctgGAATATGTGATGCtgtttcttgtgatttgtaAAGCTGGACTTGTGAAGCTGTGCTTTTTCTTGTGATTTCTGAAGGGGTTGTACTTTTTCTTGTCAGGTGTTTGAAGTTGGACAATTTTTAAGCTATGTAGCAGTGTTTTACATGGTTATTTAGTTGTAGTTTGTGCGTTTATTTGGCTGGACAAAACCTGTTATGGTATATTGGCTCTTATGAATGTTGTCTCATATGGAATTAGACTGTAGTTTGTGTATTTGTTGACTGCAGTCCCTGGAGTTTGTGTTGTATGGATCATGGATGTTATGGTCTTATTTGTCTTGGATGAAATGTGGTTAGAGTTTGTGTATTGTTG carries:
- the LOC113708237 gene encoding zinc finger BED domain-containing protein RICESLEEPER 2-like, translating into MEVENEAVEQELEVESNADEMSEEELDLDHLDQPNEGTETGEKGAVEGANPFEKKQRKKKSTIWEDMTIVKQPDGTLKVQCNHCKELFVKNPSGATSQHKRHLKNCLQKRLAVGEENQKRQQVLSFTEGPSDGITSITNFSYDHAKVRELAAHMVLVHEYPFSMLDHVVFNKFMKAVSPFYKKINRQTVKEDCVTAFMLEKRRLRNILKGANRISITTDLWKSGQKIQYMVVTGHFVDSDWVLQKRVLNFCNVPPPHTGVIIADALSKCFLEWGIENKVSTITVDNASYNDVCIRRVKEDFCLRKRLSIGGKIFHVRCCAHILNLLVQDGLNQIVDVIDVVREGIKYLKNSESRLNEFAKIKKQLQLPSRKLILDCPTRWNSTYLMLASALEFRDIFPRYGDIDPGFHYVPSEFEWMKVEEVCKFLGIFYEITNIISGSDYPTANLFLVELYRIKELLNEKALDFSDHIRFMAESMALKFDKYWGESNVLMSLGAILDPRYKMVLVNHTFPVIYGEVAAPRYIDEMRCILYDLYNEYVDAYISSHSEEPPREAGKRKHSEISSKSTQGAAKKLGVNVLTGKEKFQMIVSEIDKAPPEKSDLDVYLEEGRYVCDANANLDVLGWWKGERWRFPILSRLASDILAIPVTTVASESTFSAGGRIIDDRRASMSVETVQMLLCGNDWIRNLHGLKNKSREPLDVSESSTIEEIDLPDI